Proteins found in one Microbacterium sp. SSM24 genomic segment:
- a CDS encoding M15 family metallopeptidase gives MTAPGPPDSPLSRRAARALRDEGDRRARTTDSTSFSPFVLPDDLVGADAAATSRARGATPAPGEADGPTRHARPRRIARVGVIAAVVAAGALLVGAAAAVTGMVSGAAPDDSAAAAAHVAAAPPPVSELPVPTVEQTPVSTDICADPAVIAALEASDDAGAIEAAGGAEWFRIAVAGGAAPCVDLTDPTRLWVVINKTLQFDPVDYWPADMMFPEGVRSLEGGSLRADASGALTAMVTGAREAGVGEIALLSGFRSFNSQMATYGRHVDARGVEGADLVSARPGYSEHQSGLSGDVVPCAGPCGTLDDLAGSAQGEWVEAHSWEYGWIVRYVDGATDVTGYLPEPWHLRYIGPELARAYHDGGWTSLEEFFGLPPAPAYVG, from the coding sequence GTGACGGCCCCCGGACCGCCCGACTCCCCCCTGTCTCGTCGCGCCGCGAGAGCCCTGCGCGACGAGGGTGATCGGCGTGCCCGCACGACGGATTCGACGTCGTTCTCCCCGTTCGTGCTTCCCGACGATCTCGTCGGCGCGGATGCTGCGGCCACGTCGCGGGCGCGAGGTGCGACGCCCGCACCGGGGGAAGCGGACGGCCCGACCCGGCACGCCCGCCCGCGCAGGATCGCTCGCGTCGGCGTGATCGCCGCTGTCGTCGCCGCCGGCGCGCTGCTCGTCGGCGCGGCCGCGGCCGTCACGGGCATGGTGTCCGGCGCAGCGCCCGATGACTCCGCCGCGGCCGCCGCGCACGTGGCCGCCGCTCCGCCGCCCGTGTCGGAGCTTCCCGTCCCGACCGTCGAGCAGACGCCGGTGTCGACGGACATCTGCGCCGATCCGGCCGTGATCGCCGCTCTCGAGGCGAGCGACGACGCCGGTGCGATCGAGGCGGCCGGCGGTGCCGAGTGGTTCCGCATCGCCGTTGCCGGAGGCGCTGCGCCCTGCGTCGACCTCACCGACCCGACACGGCTCTGGGTCGTCATCAACAAGACCCTCCAGTTCGACCCCGTGGACTACTGGCCGGCCGACATGATGTTCCCCGAGGGCGTGCGCAGCCTCGAGGGCGGATCACTGCGGGCGGATGCCTCGGGCGCCCTCACCGCGATGGTGACCGGCGCGCGCGAGGCCGGCGTCGGCGAGATCGCCCTCCTGAGCGGCTTCCGGTCCTTCAACTCGCAGATGGCGACCTACGGCCGCCACGTCGATGCGCGCGGCGTGGAGGGCGCCGATCTCGTCAGCGCCCGACCCGGGTACAGCGAGCACCAGTCCGGATTGAGCGGAGACGTCGTGCCCTGCGCCGGACCGTGCGGAACCCTCGACGACCTCGCGGGCTCCGCGCAGGGGGAGTGGGTCGAGGCGCACTCGTGGGAGTACGGCTGGATCGTCCGCTACGTCGACGGCGCGACGGACGTGACCGGGTACCTGCCCGAGCCGTGGCATCTGCGCTACATCGGACCGGAGCTCGCCCGTGCCTACCACGACGGCGGCTGGACCTCGCTCGAGGAGTTCTTCGGCCTTCCGCCCGCGCCCGCCTACGTCGGCTGA
- a CDS encoding intein-containing Rv2578c family radical SAM protein yields the protein MRWQGQELGVADAAALPGLEHLNGLVRSVTTPDFAGVTFHEVLCKSALNHVPGASAMPFDWTVNPYRGCSHACVYCLHPDTAILMADGRTKLLREISVGDVVVGTRRDGAYRRYTPSVVAAKWGTRKPAYRVTLSDGTEIVASGDHRFLTDRGWKYVQPAQSGQRPFLTLNNRLLGFGTGGAPTAPAETSDYRTGYLCGMVRGDGMMLRRDYPRTNGGSYTAYMFRLALADREALDRSHAYLTAAGVTLRSHSFAAATPTRRAMDAILSSRRADHELITSIVEWPTTPSLEWSRGFLAGVFDAEGSCSRGILRISNKSPRVLLAITAAFRAHGFEFATEPARENGVVSIRLTGGLSARRRFFDLTQPAITRTLDMIGAAVKTTTPLHVIAIEELGATIDMIDITTSTGDFVANGVISHNCFARGTHEYLELDAGRDFDSQVVVKINVADVLGRELRRGTWTRQPVMLGTNTDPYQRAEGRYKLMPGIIGALTESGTPFSILTKGTLLRRDLRLLTDAAHHVDVSLAMSIAVFDETLQHLIEPGTPTAAARLDTVRAATEAGFRVTVFLMPIIPHLTDSIAAIDEALTRIRAAGAVRVVYGALHLRPGAKQWFMEWLAREHPELMSSYLGLYPGASTTAPKAYRAWLAKRVRPLLRVHGLDGRAEDDHPRGTPVSGLAARADARAAGVVTTSRGRAAASGEPRLF from the coding sequence ATGCGGTGGCAGGGGCAGGAACTGGGGGTGGCGGATGCCGCGGCCCTGCCCGGTCTCGAGCACCTCAACGGTCTCGTCCGATCGGTGACCACGCCCGACTTCGCGGGCGTCACGTTCCATGAGGTGCTGTGCAAGTCCGCGCTCAACCACGTTCCCGGCGCCTCCGCGATGCCGTTCGACTGGACCGTGAACCCCTACCGCGGCTGCAGTCATGCCTGCGTTTATTGCCTGCATCCCGACACCGCGATCCTGATGGCCGACGGACGCACGAAGCTCCTCCGCGAGATCAGCGTGGGCGATGTGGTCGTCGGCACCCGTCGCGACGGCGCATACCGGCGCTACACGCCCTCGGTCGTGGCGGCGAAGTGGGGAACGCGCAAGCCCGCGTATCGCGTCACCCTCAGCGACGGGACCGAGATCGTTGCCAGCGGCGACCATCGCTTCCTGACCGATCGCGGGTGGAAGTACGTCCAGCCGGCTCAGAGCGGTCAGCGCCCCTTCCTGACGTTGAACAACCGTCTGCTCGGGTTCGGCACGGGAGGTGCGCCGACTGCGCCGGCGGAGACATCGGACTACCGCACCGGTTATCTGTGCGGCATGGTCCGCGGCGACGGCATGATGCTCCGCCGGGACTACCCGCGAACGAACGGCGGGAGCTACACGGCGTACATGTTCCGCCTCGCGCTCGCCGATCGTGAGGCGCTCGACCGATCGCACGCCTACCTGACGGCCGCCGGGGTCACACTGCGATCGCACTCGTTCGCCGCCGCGACGCCCACCCGGCGCGCGATGGACGCGATTCTGTCGTCACGGCGAGCCGACCACGAGCTCATCACCTCGATCGTGGAGTGGCCGACCACGCCCTCGCTGGAGTGGTCACGCGGATTCCTGGCCGGCGTCTTCGATGCGGAGGGCAGTTGCAGTCGCGGCATCCTCCGCATCTCGAACAAGAGCCCGCGGGTGCTTCTCGCCATCACCGCGGCCTTCCGCGCGCACGGGTTCGAGTTCGCCACTGAGCCGGCGCGTGAGAACGGGGTCGTCAGCATCCGGCTCACAGGGGGGCTGTCGGCGAGGCGTCGATTCTTCGACCTGACCCAGCCCGCCATCACACGCACGCTCGACATGATCGGCGCGGCGGTGAAGACCACGACCCCGCTGCACGTCATTGCGATCGAGGAGCTCGGCGCGACCATCGACATGATCGACATCACGACATCGACGGGCGACTTCGTGGCGAACGGGGTGATCAGTCACAACTGCTTCGCCCGGGGAACGCACGAGTACCTCGAACTCGACGCAGGGCGCGACTTCGACTCACAGGTCGTCGTCAAGATCAACGTGGCCGACGTGCTGGGGCGGGAACTCCGGCGCGGCACCTGGACGCGGCAGCCGGTCATGCTCGGCACGAACACCGATCCGTACCAGCGCGCTGAGGGCCGCTACAAGCTCATGCCCGGCATCATCGGCGCCCTGACCGAGTCGGGCACGCCGTTCTCGATCCTCACGAAGGGCACGCTGCTGCGGCGCGATCTGCGGCTGCTGACGGACGCCGCGCACCACGTCGACGTGTCGCTCGCGATGTCGATCGCGGTGTTCGACGAGACCCTCCAGCACCTGATCGAGCCGGGCACGCCGACGGCGGCCGCCCGGCTCGACACAGTGCGCGCGGCGACCGAAGCAGGATTCCGCGTCACGGTCTTCCTCATGCCGATCATTCCGCACCTCACCGACTCGATCGCGGCGATCGACGAGGCGCTCACCCGCATCAGAGCCGCCGGCGCGGTGCGGGTGGTCTACGGGGCGCTGCACCTGCGTCCCGGCGCGAAGCAGTGGTTCATGGAGTGGCTCGCGAGGGAGCATCCGGAACTCATGTCGTCGTACCTCGGCCTCTACCCCGGCGCGTCGACCACGGCGCCGAAGGCCTACCGGGCGTGGCTCGCCAAGCGCGTGCGGCCGCTGCTGCGCGTCCACGGTCTCGACGGCCGCGCCGAAGACGATCACCCGCGGGGTACTCCGGTGTCCGGACTCGCCGCGCGCGCGGATGCCCGGGCTGCGGGTGTCGTCACGACCTCACGCGGCCGAGCTGCGGCATCCGGTGAGCCACGGCTGTTCTGA
- a CDS encoding alpha/beta fold hydrolase has protein sequence MDLVLATAGQMVRTAGRLSPRWGAALALPLFAHVARPRPVHPDDRSTMEVARRSAIRIPGVDRRGVDLAVYEWGHGTNLVVLAHGWNGRASQFATLVRELVSDGWHVVAFDAPAHGESDGRGTYLVDWIDALAALQRSHGRIHSVIGHSFGGLATLVAIAEGVQADRVVTIAAPGDADLLLAQFRTMLGYDERTSAALRERFAARYFPGESDPFARLSPLRRALPPSMPLLAVHDEGDRIVPFGELARIAAAQPTARTVTTRGFGHNLVLTADPVLDAIVAFVGERSTILQPHTVRAAN, from the coding sequence ATGGATCTCGTTCTCGCCACCGCCGGACAGATGGTTCGCACCGCCGGGCGGCTGTCGCCTCGCTGGGGCGCGGCCCTCGCGCTGCCGCTCTTCGCGCACGTCGCGCGTCCGCGTCCGGTGCATCCGGACGACCGCTCGACGATGGAGGTGGCGCGGCGGTCGGCGATCCGCATCCCCGGCGTGGATCGGCGCGGCGTCGACCTCGCCGTCTACGAATGGGGGCACGGGACGAACCTCGTCGTGCTCGCCCACGGCTGGAACGGCCGCGCCTCGCAGTTCGCGACGCTCGTGCGCGAACTGGTGTCGGACGGCTGGCACGTCGTGGCGTTCGACGCGCCCGCACACGGCGAGTCGGACGGCCGCGGGACGTATCTCGTGGACTGGATCGACGCGCTCGCTGCGCTGCAGCGCAGCCACGGGCGGATCCACTCGGTGATCGGCCACTCCTTCGGCGGGCTGGCGACCCTCGTCGCGATCGCGGAGGGCGTGCAGGCCGACCGGGTGGTGACGATCGCCGCGCCCGGTGACGCCGATCTGCTGCTGGCGCAGTTTCGGACGATGCTCGGGTACGACGAGCGCACCTCCGCCGCACTCCGCGAGCGGTTCGCCGCACGCTACTTCCCCGGTGAGAGCGATCCTTTCGCGCGGTTGTCGCCGCTGCGGCGAGCACTTCCGCCGTCGATGCCGCTGCTCGCGGTGCACGACGAGGGCGATCGCATCGTGCCGTTCGGCGAACTCGCGCGCATCGCCGCCGCCCAGCCGACGGCCCGCACCGTGACGACGAGGGGGTTCGGGCACAACCTGGTGCTGACCGCCGATCCGGTGCTCGACGCGATCGTGGCATTCGTCGGGGAGCGGTCGACGATCCTGCAGCCGCACACCGTGCGCGCGGCGAACTGA
- a CDS encoding TetR/AcrR family transcriptional regulator yields MTQELRDGRRARGDESRRVILAHAIDAASVDGLEGLTIGRLADAAGHSKSGVATLFGSKEQLQLATVAAARDVFVERVVAPARAESERGLSRVCALISSWLAYSSGRVFRGGCFFAATSVEFDSRPGPVRDAVMAASTAWEDYLTASIEHAMAAGELPGLDDARQLTFEIVSFLEAANTRSLLHGSAEPYDRAATALRARLLSLGADADAVSRIGGTHAEVPHL; encoded by the coding sequence ATGACGCAAGAGCTCCGCGACGGCCGCCGCGCCCGTGGCGACGAATCGCGCCGCGTGATCCTGGCCCACGCGATCGACGCCGCCTCGGTCGACGGACTCGAGGGGCTCACGATCGGGCGGCTGGCGGATGCCGCGGGGCACAGCAAAAGCGGAGTGGCGACCCTGTTCGGCTCGAAGGAGCAGCTGCAGCTCGCGACGGTCGCCGCCGCGCGCGACGTATTCGTCGAACGCGTCGTCGCACCGGCCCGCGCCGAATCCGAACGGGGTCTGAGCCGCGTCTGCGCACTCATCTCGTCGTGGCTCGCGTACTCCTCCGGGCGTGTCTTCCGCGGTGGATGCTTCTTCGCGGCGACGTCGGTCGAGTTCGACTCACGGCCCGGCCCGGTGCGCGATGCCGTCATGGCCGCCTCGACCGCCTGGGAGGACTACCTGACCGCCTCGATCGAGCACGCGATGGCCGCCGGCGAGCTCCCCGGTCTGGATGACGCTCGGCAGCTCACGTTCGAGATCGTCTCGTTCCTCGAGGCGGCGAACACGCGATCGCTCCTCCACGGCAGCGCCGAGCCGTACGACCGCGCCGCGACGGCGCTGCGCGCCCGACTGCTGTCGCTCGGCGCCGATGCCGACGCGGTCTCTCGGATCGGTGGCACTCACGCCGAAGTGCCCCACCTGTGA
- a CDS encoding DEAD/DEAH box helicase, with product MPKNKKPAGGRPAKNFDPRYGAKTNFQDRKRRPGESSAGTPGSKSAGHRGHRPESTDAAPKRRWTAQERVGRDESRGIRAHGQGRDDRRSFDDRPRRDDRPARSFDDRPRRDDRPARSFDDRPRRDDRPARSFDDRPRRDDRPARSFEDRPRRDDRPARSQDDRAGRSYGDRPARPAHLDRVDRDDRRSFGDARPSYRRDERPARSFDDRPRRDDRPARSFDDRPRRDDRPARSFDDRPRRDDRPARSFDDRPRRDDRPRRDDRPRRDDRPARSDGNAPARSAAHEAHVDVVHERLQAEAVQAGEVANVTFADLGLGENIVRTLAELGAATPFPIQAATIPPILEGKDVLARGRTGSGKTIAFGAPLVESILQSQAGQRREFARAPKALILAPTRELALQIDRTIQPIARSVGLFTTQIYGGVPQGRQVGALRKGVDIIIGTPGRIEDLVKQGKLDLSQIRIAVLDEADHMCELGFLEPVQRILRLTAEGSQKLLFSATLDREVAALVDEFLVDPSVYEVAGEDQDSGTIDHRVLVIEHRDKAEILTSLVDRDGKTLVFARTRAYAEMLAEQFDDAGISALALHGDLNQAKRTRNLEKMTSGRVHVLVATDVAARGIHVDDIDLVVQADAPDEYKTYLHRSGRTGRAGRSGTVVTLITRQRRRRMTELLDRAEIDAPFEDAAPGDDVIEELTGRQLANVDA from the coding sequence GTGCCCAAGAACAAGAAGCCCGCCGGCGGTCGTCCCGCCAAGAACTTCGATCCCCGTTACGGCGCCAAGACGAACTTCCAGGACCGCAAGCGCCGTCCGGGCGAATCGTCCGCCGGCACGCCCGGCAGCAAGAGCGCCGGTCACCGCGGTCACCGCCCCGAGTCGACGGATGCCGCCCCCAAGCGACGCTGGACGGCGCAGGAGCGCGTCGGCCGCGACGAGTCGCGTGGCATCCGCGCCCACGGCCAGGGCCGCGACGACCGCCGTTCGTTCGATGACCGGCCGCGTCGGGATGACCGTCCCGCGCGTTCGTTTGATGACCGGCCGCGTCGGGATGACCGGCCGGCGCGTTCGTTCGATGACCGTCCCCGTCGGGATGACCGTCCGGCGCGTTCGTTCGATGACCGTCCGCGTCGGGATGACCGTCCGGCGCGTTCGTTTGAAGACCGTCCGCGTCGGGATGACCGTCCGGCCCGATCGCAGGACGACCGGGCCGGTCGCTCGTACGGGGACCGCCCCGCCCGTCCCGCACATCTCGATCGCGTCGATCGCGACGACCGCCGCTCGTTCGGTGACGCCCGCCCGTCGTACCGTCGCGACGAGCGTCCGGCGCGTTCGTTCGATGACCGTCCCCGTCGGGATGACCGTCCGGCGCGTTCGTTCGATGACCGTCCCCGTCGGGATGACCGTCCGGCGCGTTCCTTCGATGACCGCCCCCGGCGTGATGACCGTCCTGCACGTTCCTTCGATGACCGCCCCCGGCGTGATGACCGCCCGCGTCGCGACGATCGTCCCCGCCGCGATGACCGGCCCGCGCGCTCGGACGGGAACGCCCCCGCGCGGTCGGCAGCGCACGAGGCGCACGTCGACGTCGTCCACGAGCGTCTGCAGGCCGAGGCCGTGCAGGCCGGCGAGGTCGCGAATGTGACCTTCGCCGACCTCGGACTGGGCGAGAACATCGTCCGCACGCTCGCCGAGCTCGGTGCGGCGACGCCGTTCCCGATCCAGGCGGCGACCATCCCCCCGATCCTCGAGGGCAAGGACGTGCTGGCGCGCGGTCGCACCGGTTCGGGCAAGACGATCGCGTTCGGCGCCCCTCTCGTCGAGAGCATCCTGCAGTCGCAGGCGGGCCAGCGTCGTGAGTTCGCCCGTGCGCCGAAGGCACTCATCCTCGCGCCGACCCGGGAACTCGCGCTGCAGATCGACCGCACGATCCAGCCGATCGCCCGCAGTGTCGGCCTGTTCACCACCCAGATCTACGGCGGCGTGCCGCAGGGTCGTCAGGTGGGCGCGCTCCGCAAGGGCGTCGACATCATCATCGGCACTCCTGGCCGCATCGAGGACCTCGTCAAGCAGGGCAAGCTCGACCTCTCCCAGATCCGCATCGCGGTACTGGACGAGGCCGACCACATGTGCGAGCTGGGGTTCCTCGAGCCCGTGCAGCGGATCCTCCGCCTGACGGCCGAGGGCAGCCAGAAGCTCCTGTTCTCCGCGACGCTCGACCGCGAGGTCGCCGCGCTCGTGGACGAGTTCCTCGTCGACCCGTCCGTGTACGAGGTCGCCGGTGAAGACCAGGACTCGGGCACGATCGATCACCGCGTGCTGGTCATCGAGCACCGCGACAAGGCCGAGATCCTGACGTCGCTGGTCGACCGCGACGGCAAGACGCTCGTGTTCGCCCGCACCCGCGCGTATGCCGAGATGCTCGCCGAGCAGTTCGACGACGCCGGAATCTCGGCACTCGCGCTCCACGGTGACCTCAACCAGGCCAAGCGCACGCGCAACCTCGAGAAGATGACCTCCGGCCGGGTGCACGTGCTGGTGGCGACGGACGTCGCCGCGCGCGGCATCCACGTCGACGACATCGATCTGGTGGTGCAGGCCGACGCGCCCGATGAGTACAAGACGTACCTCCACCGCTCGGGCCGCACCGGCCGCGCCGGGCGCTCGGGCACGGTGGTGACGCTCATCACCCGCCAGCGTCGCCGCCGCATGACGGAGCTGCTGGACCGTGCCGAGATCGACGCGCCGTTCGAGGATGCCGCGCCGGGCGACGACGTGATCGAGGAGCTGACCGGGCGTCAGCTCGCGAACGTCGACGCCTGA
- a CDS encoding antibiotic biosynthesis monooxygenase: MDVMAEPVAHPITVAIERRIDPDRTVEATSWMQAGTDLATGFAGFLGSGWVRAGEGSDLWYMLYRFSDIPTLEAWEQSPQRSWWLDSGRAFASEVRVERRTGIEGWFDAPFATHVETRPLGQADAATPTGPIQQPIPAAPPRWKQAVTIWLGFFPTNLLASWLLGFVPGFTEWPLVLRVLLATVLLTPVMTYLVLPWVTRMLRPWLQRTP, translated from the coding sequence ATGGATGTCATGGCAGAACCCGTGGCCCACCCCATCACCGTTGCGATCGAACGACGCATCGACCCGGATCGCACCGTCGAGGCGACCAGTTGGATGCAGGCCGGCACAGATCTCGCGACCGGCTTCGCGGGTTTCCTCGGCTCGGGCTGGGTCCGCGCCGGCGAAGGCAGCGACCTCTGGTACATGCTCTACCGGTTCAGCGACATCCCGACCCTCGAAGCGTGGGAGCAATCGCCCCAGCGGTCGTGGTGGCTCGACTCGGGGCGTGCCTTCGCGAGCGAAGTCCGCGTCGAGCGCCGCACCGGCATCGAAGGCTGGTTCGACGCTCCCTTCGCGACACACGTCGAGACTCGCCCCCTCGGACAAGCGGATGCCGCAACCCCGACCGGTCCGATTCAGCAGCCGATTCCCGCAGCGCCGCCCCGCTGGAAGCAGGCCGTCACGATCTGGCTCGGCTTCTTCCCCACGAATCTCCTCGCGTCGTGGCTTCTCGGCTTCGTCCCGGGTTTCACCGAGTGGCCGCTCGTTCTCCGCGTCCTTCTCGCGACAGTCCTCCTGACGCCGGTCATGACCTATCTGGTGCTCCCGTGGGTGACACGGATGCTGCGCCCCTGGCTCCAGCGCACGCCCTGA
- a CDS encoding DUF998 domain-containing protein — MTSPSAGTLPDGTPAPTRRVESEAVYLAFAGGALGALYGLIVALVTATLTLTDENPFALWAALGAAVVAAVASTVGYWRARGRPGQEWRRTLAPWKFTVNTISVVIVHTALAFLATYALYRVLGLGFIGLPVIPFWAVVLMAVTLGLSTYIVYLSASSMTTQRMSSLLMAFIVIGTLTAMVTTPDPEWWKVHFSHLGSFDALSSWVFNGTLIAGGLLVTTFAVYIANDMDQRVEAGVLTNPRGARVVPVLFVVMGIMLACVGIFPVDVNLALHNISASGMAAMFIVLLVSGPTLLRGMPRSYFVASWSFFAATIASVILFIPAVGYFSLTAFEIIVFALIFGWIAVFIRFLEASGRTD, encoded by the coding sequence ATGACCTCGCCCAGCGCTGGGACCCTGCCCGACGGAACTCCGGCGCCGACGCGCCGCGTCGAGTCCGAGGCGGTGTATCTCGCCTTCGCCGGCGGCGCCCTCGGCGCGCTCTACGGCCTCATCGTGGCGCTCGTCACGGCGACCCTCACCCTCACCGACGAGAACCCGTTCGCGCTGTGGGCGGCGCTCGGCGCAGCCGTGGTCGCGGCCGTGGCATCCACCGTCGGATACTGGCGCGCGCGTGGCCGTCCCGGCCAGGAGTGGCGCCGCACCCTGGCGCCCTGGAAATTCACGGTCAACACGATCTCGGTCGTCATCGTGCACACGGCGCTCGCCTTCCTGGCCACGTACGCGCTCTACCGGGTGCTGGGGCTGGGCTTCATCGGGCTCCCGGTGATCCCCTTCTGGGCGGTCGTGCTGATGGCTGTCACGCTCGGCCTGTCCACCTACATCGTGTACCTGTCGGCGTCGAGCATGACGACGCAGCGGATGTCGTCGCTGCTGATGGCGTTCATCGTCATCGGCACGCTCACGGCGATGGTGACGACGCCCGACCCGGAATGGTGGAAGGTCCACTTCAGCCATCTCGGCTCCTTCGACGCGCTGTCGAGCTGGGTCTTCAACGGCACCCTCATCGCGGGCGGCCTGCTCGTCACGACGTTCGCGGTGTATATCGCGAACGACATGGACCAGCGCGTCGAGGCGGGTGTGCTCACGAACCCGCGCGGCGCCCGCGTCGTGCCCGTGCTGTTCGTCGTGATGGGCATCATGCTCGCGTGCGTCGGGATCTTCCCCGTCGACGTGAACCTCGCCCTCCACAACATCTCGGCGTCGGGCATGGCCGCGATGTTCATCGTGCTGCTCGTGAGCGGCCCCACCCTGCTGCGGGGGATGCCGCGCTCCTACTTCGTCGCGTCCTGGTCGTTCTTCGCTGCGACCATCGCGTCGGTGATCCTCTTCATCCCCGCGGTCGGCTACTTCTCGCTCACCGCGTTCGAGATCATCGTGTTCGCGCTGATCTTCGGCTGGATCGCCGTGTTCATCCGGTTCCTCGAGGCGTCCGGCCGCACCGACTGA